The genomic region CATTCCTGAGCCATGGATTCTATTAAAGCCAAACTACAAGTTACATTTTATTATCAAGTCAGGTTGGGGTTCCCTGGACCTAGCttgtttttcctgcattgcagctatggcataagaacataagaacataagaacaagccagctggatcagaccagagtccatctagtccagctctctgctacttgcagtggcccaccaggtgccattgggagatcacatgcaggatgtgaaagcaatggccttctgcggctgttgctcccgagcacctggactgttaaggcatttgcaatctcagatcaaagaggatcaagatggccttggagagctgcttttataagcactgagactatgggcggagcttggggaggcgtgaccatgcccccaggggtgggtgggggtgtggcctcgccCCCtaacccatcccataaaaaatcttGTATGGAACTGGAACTGTGGCATGGGATGACGACTCCCCCGACAAAACAGCTCTTTCAGGAATTTCTCACATAACTTTGGAGCTCCATGTGGATTATTCTAAGAACACGCAACTCCAAAGTTGTGAATAACTTCCCACCTGAGCTGTTTTGGCTTGAAGAAACAGCATGCAGGAGAAGGCAGGAGCTCTGCTTCCCTCCACATCATAGTTCTGAGCTGAAACGGGCTCCTAGGAAGTTTAAAAGCACATTTCCCCACAACTACCATGTGATTGCAAGGAAAgcaaggagaatctagggaaccCCGACCAAACTCTGCAAAGAAGTTCATCCCTTATGTTGCCTTCTTTCTTGTACTTAAACTGCTAGTCTAAAAGGGaaacaaaatcattttaaaatagccTGCAGGTGAAAAAAATGCACTTGAATAGCACTTTCTGATATTTTCTTCCACAAAGAGAGAAAATATAAATTTTACTGTAGCCACATATTCCTGTAATGAAAGATCTCCTTGACTATGGTTTCCTCTCCACAGATCTGCGTTATGGAATGTGAAGGGAAGCTCTTTTCTAGAGCCACCTGGGGATCCTGCAGCAAAGCAATTGTGAAGACCTCTTTGACGCTGGGTCTCGACAGTCTAGAAGAAGCAGCTAATCAGCCCTTCGAGATGTGGGatggcagcctgctcagaggCCGAAGTCACCTCAAACAGCTGGGTGACCGGACCAGAATGGTGGATCTCAGAAAGGCGGAAGATGAAAAGCAAGTTTCCAAAGTGAGTAGTCTCATTCGCCAACCGGAGACAGAAGAAGGTGCCAGCGATGGAAGCCAAGTGCCGTTGGGAGACTTACAAGACCAGCTTGAGATACCCAAGAGGTTGGGTGGTTTTCTGAGTAGACCCTTTGATTATGGGCAGATGGCGGAACCTGCCGTTCAAGAGCTTCAGAAACGGTACGGAGGCTTCATCGGTGTCCGAAAGTCGGCCCGGAAGTGGCATAACCAGAAAAGGTTCAGTGAGTTCTTGAAGCAGTACCTTGGGATGTCCCCACGATCTGTTGACTACGATGGCTTTGGTGAtgacctgaaggaacagaatgaGATCTAGATGGATGGACTTCCTCTGGATTTTCCCCCATACCATCAACATGTAGTGAATCAGTTTCAGATCTGCCACAGCAAAAAAAGTCAACCCGTGGTCCTGGCAGATGGCTTCTTGGCTGCCTGCACTGCAGCAAGCGAGCCCTTGCCATCAGTGTCAAAGGGCAGTGTTTCTTCTGAATAGTCCAGATCCCTTGATATAGTAATTTTTCTGCAATTTTAACAGCCTAGTGCTACACACATTTCCTTTAAAATGAGTTTGAGGGGACTAAACAAAACTGAGGCCTAATTTAAATATAATGTTGGCTGAAATGAAAGAATTATCCTGTGGGACTTTTCAGTTAAGTGGAGTGGTTTGCACAGGTCATAGCCCAGTTTGAATGAGATGCTGTGCAAATTTAGAGCCCCTTGGGAGTGTGTTTGGATCTAGCTAGAGTATTGTTTACCTTTATTTAGACACAGGGAAGGTGACCTCCTAAATAAAGTTATATACTCAAAATTCCAGTTCCCATTCTCTATTGCCCATGCTCATTCCTGCGAGCAGCAGAAGGAAAAATGGAGATTGACATCAAACCTTCCTCCCATGcatgtgacactctaggaactGGCCAGATCTCTATAgaatttaccatagagtttgggaggGTACTTAGGAGTGTTGTGGTGTCATTTCTGGCATACCTAACATCCTTGTAACTTGTATGTGACTATAAGACAACCCCCTCTCTTtcctttgtcttcttttttttgatAATTGCATTCAATAACAATATTACCATTTCCAATCCTAGAAaccaaaaataattatttgttccTAACCACCAAATATTACATTCAAAAACAAATCCTCTCTTTCTTGGTGGTACACCTGGGAGAGAAACTAGTCTTCCTTTTGGGGTAAATACAAATTTATCAAATTTAAGATTTGGTCGGTGCATTGTTGCAGATGGAGGTTTATTAGACTAAGATGGTACACTCCTTAACTGTACAACTttgcattccgggggtggggaaaGAATTTTAATGCTCCcctaaatgtaaaaaaacccctctgcataGTTCAAAGATGCACATCACTCTTATGTGCTAGTGTACGCATGCtggagcatttttttttacttagggGAGAATTTTATAAATCAGCCATTATCCCTACAACCTGAAGTGGTTCAGTCTAGAAACCTATCATCTTATGTCAAACAATGAGTTGATCAGCTTTTGCTTCCCAATTACACTTGGGATGCCGAAAATATAAGCAGTGGtggtgctggatcagaccaaagatctgcctagtccagcattttgtttttcATCAGGGCCGGTCTGATgcctctaaggctgattccgcacacgcaaaataatgcactttcaagctgctttcacaactgtttttgccattccgcacagcttcaaagagccctgaaagcagcttgaaagtgcattattctgcgtgtgcggaatcagcctaagaatcTTTTGAACAGTACAGGACGGCTTGCTCTCTTATCACCTTCTTACCACCTTCAACAGGAGGTTGTCTGGTTACATGGAGGACAGTTGTGATTTCCACACACCACGACTTTTTAGAAAGAGTTTTGAGGAAGAAGCTCATGCAGttttcttcccccaaacaccttcaaaacgttttatttctctcaacctgggtttttcaaaaatcgatAAACTAGCTATCTGTTTTTCCCAACCTGGGCTGAagacgtttcctgcctgctgagcgaacaaaagcaggcaaaaaatgctttatttctcccgcccaaaccactcactttcatttttgctgtttgcacctgatggcaggtgcaactgtgaaactgaccagagctccCTGCAGCAGGCgggggaaaagatccattttggctggcgactcttttggctggctgtttttgTCGGGCTGTGAGTGAACAAAAAAAAGCCAAcactgatctttttaaaacatccgcAGGACAGTTTATCTCTGCTGTGTGGAAGTCACTAGTGaggttcaaatccagtagcaccttatggACCGACAGGAGTTTCAGggtatcagctttcaagagtctTGTGGGTCTCTgtggtgctcctggactcaactCCAACTGTTCTACTACCGACCAACCTGGCTGCCCACTGAAACCGTGTGAGTGGAAGCTGCATTTAGCATGAATAGAAATCACTAGCAATCACTAGAAATTGGGCCAGGCTGTGGTTCAGGTTTATAGTCTCCGTTTGTTTAGAAATCAGATATAATTAGGACAGAATCAAGAATTATCTTGGGAAAAGGTCTTTTAGAATATTTTACCAAATGGGGTTGACTTCTTTTGTTTGGCAGTGCAATGGTATTTGTGCATTTTTGTTCCAAgtctcccagcccccaccccccgttcctctgtccctccctcctcttcctcctcctctaccaTGGCATGCAGTTCGTCAAAGCCCCCGTTTTAGGGCTGTCATTTCAGCGGTGTGTTTTTTTGTAATTGCCAACCAGGATGAGGAGCCGGAGAGGTGCCTGTTGCCCCCCTCCTCTCCACTCTGCCTGAACCCAATAACGAGGCTCAGGCAAGACGCATGACCAATGTAGCTGGGTCAACGACCCAATCCTATTAACTGTCAAAATGTTAAAGGTCAAAAAACCCGGAAATGAGACACAAACtctgttctttttaattgttttcataCGCAAAAGATTTCTCCATTAAACTTGTacatagcaaaaagaaaaaaagagaaaagattaaTAAATTAGTTTTGTATTTCTACTGTCGCACTGTGATCGCACACTGTCAATGGCACAACTGTGCAACTTTCTGGCTCTACCTGACaacacatatgaagctgccttatactgagtcaagcCATCAGTCTACAAAGACACTTTGGAGTTCAGATGCCTGAATTTGgaaattaaaaggaaagggtttggaattaaattcctggtggcagcgttAAATTCCTTGAACTTCAAGTGCGGGAAGTGTTCTCTCTGAAATCATATTGGACCGTACAGCAAGAAGAGAGGAATTTTCTCATGTGGTGGCAGAAGTGGGATTGAACATCCTGTAGTGGGAAATCCAGTTTAGGGGGGATACAACATTCTGAGCTGAAgaatttggggaaaggagaagatAATATATGTGGGGTGGAAGGAAATGGCAGAGTTTCTAGGAATGAAAAAGGAAGCTCTGATTCAAAAGTGTAGAGAATTTAATTTATTTCATGAGAgggaaaaatataaaagaattGAGAGTTACCCTGATAAAAAGTTGTGCTGAGTTCAATGGAAGCACAATAGGGGAAAACCCTAATGGAATATATAACCTTAGTCTAGAATACTTACAGTTTTTGAGAGAAAAGTGGAAAATAGAAGCAGAATTTAAAACTAGGGGAATTGAACTAGAAGCTGCTGAGATAGACAAGCTGTTTTGGAATCAGAGTGATTACAAATAAAGAAAAGCTGAAGattggagggaaagagggaaacccTGAAATCAGATTTTTCTTACCCCAAAAGATTCAATGGTCTGTGTGTCAGGTGAtcccttcctgtcagcttttgaAAGGGTTTGTTCAGAACTAGAGAATACCAGAAGGACAGTACAGTACACAATTTAATTAGAGGGGAATTGGCTGAAATTTATCACACCTTTCCCTCAGAGATATTTATTAGTTATGAGGAACACAAACAAGTCATATATGACAGGTTTAGATTAGGCATGGATTATTTGAGTAAAAAATTAAGAGGCTAATGCCTCCGAAAGAGAAGTCATTTAAGACATTTAGCACCATCTAACaatcaacttttcttagcattattgtcttttccagtgagtcttgtcttcttgtaatgtgaccaaagtatgataacctTGGTTTAGTCATTTaaacttctagggacagttcaggcttgatttgatctaggacccatttatttgtctttttggcaatccacgatgtccataaaactctccaccaacaccacatttcaaaagtaTCTATATAGAAATGCAGAAGAAAGGTCATGTTTCTCCATTAATACATTCTTCCCCTCAATCTCCAGTCCAAAGGATGGATGGACTGAGTGATCAATAGACTGAAGAGCAATCTACCAGCGGTTGAGTGTGTAATTCACATAACATTCAAGTCAACAGCAAAGCTCCAGTGGGTAAGATTGTCAAGAGTCGTGCAGAGCCATCCTTTAAAAAGCCTGACTTGATGTTGAACCTCATTAGTGATATGGGTCCTCGTTACATTAACCTCATTAGTGATATGGGTCCATCCATATCACTAATGATGGCCCCTTTCCCTGATACAGGAACCTCTTGCATCAGCAGAATGCTTGGTGGAAAGATACCACCAAGGGGGGACAGATTCGTGGGACTTAAGTGTTCAGTTGCAGGTTTTGCCATCAGAGCCACAACTAGGTGGATTGTGTGTAACCAATGTGCTGATTCTCAAGCCCATGTCTGCTCTGCTGCTTTAGGTAGGAGCTGGTTCTATCATACTTTTGATCCTTCATCTAAAAAGATCATGCTATGATAtaatgtgatatggcagccaagaaagccaatgcaattctggaatgcaacagtaagagtatagtgtctagatcgagggaagtaattgtaccactctactctgcattggtcagacctcacccagagtactgtgttcagttctgggcactgcaatttaagaaggatattgacaagctggaacgtgtccagaggagggaaccaaaatggtaaaaggtctggaatccatgtcctacaaagagagacttagggagctgggaatttTTAGTCTAGAggagtgaaggttaaggggggacatgatagctatgtttaaatatttgaagggatgccatgtcgtaaagggagcaagcttgttttctgctgcctcagagaccataacatggagtaatggattcaaggtgcaggaaaagagatttcacctaaacattaggaagaactttctgtcagggcagttcaacagtggaatttactgcctcagaaagtggtggagtctccttctttggacgttttcaacagaggctggatggacatatgtcaggagtgctttgattgtgtgttcctgaatggcagggggttggacttgatggcccttgtgctctcttccaactctatgattctatgcataCTTCTCTCCTCTTTTTTACCCTTGCAACAAATCTTTGCAGATAATCAGACTGACAAAGAGCAATTGGTCCATAGTCATCCAGAGAGTTTCACTGTTGATT from Sphaerodactylus townsendi isolate TG3544 linkage group LG01, MPM_Stown_v2.3, whole genome shotgun sequence harbors:
- the PNOC gene encoding prepronociceptin, whose translation is MRILLWGVWFFSLLAYTLSDCRRECMNCHRHLYSHQNDFSLLICVMECEGKLFSRATWGSCSKAIVKTSLTLGLDSLEEAANQPFEMWDGSLLRGRSHLKQLGDRTRMVDLRKAEDEKQVSKVSSLIRQPETEEGASDGSQVPLGDLQDQLEIPKRLGGFLSRPFDYGQMAEPAVQELQKRYGGFIGVRKSARKWHNQKRFSEFLKQYLGMSPRSVDYDGFGDDLKEQNEI